Proteins encoded by one window of Martelella endophytica:
- a CDS encoding DUF1206 domain-containing protein → MAKSSNWLKHLARTGYLSRGLVYTIIGLFAVLAAFGSGQNKDTKGALQTLLGQPFGTVLVGLLIIGLVSYAVWRLTQSVTDTDHHGHGPKGLAVRAGLLASAFTYSALAFYALSLVVFSGGGDGGGSSPAKMMAGVIGLGPVSLGLAAIFAGVAVAHWIKAGTGKYADHLKASDRVMTFLHPISVGGLFARGAVFAVLAVMLVVRGLSSGSGSDTPGVKDALEFVQELPFGAILLAAMGVGLLLFAAYSFAEGIWREINLEDA, encoded by the coding sequence ATGGCGAAGAGCTCGAACTGGCTGAAACATCTGGCACGGACCGGATATCTCTCACGGGGGCTGGTCTACACCATCATCGGTCTCTTCGCCGTGCTTGCAGCCTTCGGCTCGGGCCAAAACAAGGATACGAAGGGGGCCCTGCAGACCTTGCTCGGCCAACCCTTCGGCACGGTCCTGGTCGGCCTGCTGATCATTGGCCTCGTCAGCTATGCGGTCTGGCGGCTCACGCAATCGGTGACGGATACGGATCACCATGGCCATGGGCCGAAAGGCCTTGCCGTGCGGGCCGGCCTTCTTGCCAGCGCCTTTACCTACTCGGCGCTCGCATTCTACGCCCTGTCGCTCGTCGTGTTTTCCGGCGGTGGCGACGGCGGCGGCTCATCACCGGCGAAGATGATGGCCGGCGTCATCGGCCTCGGGCCGGTCTCGCTGGGGCTTGCGGCGATCTTCGCAGGCGTCGCGGTGGCGCACTGGATCAAGGCAGGCACGGGCAAATATGCCGATCACCTGAAGGCTTCGGACAGAGTCATGACCTTCCTGCACCCGATTTCCGTCGGCGGGCTTTTCGCCCGCGGCGCCGTCTTCGCCGTGCTTGCGGTGATGCTGGTGGTGCGTGGCCTTTCCAGTGGCTCCGGATCGGATACGCCCGGCGTCAAGGATGCGCTCGAATTCGTTCAGGAGCTTCCCTTCGGCGCCATTCTGCTGGCCGCGATGGGTGTCGGACTGCTGCTCTTCGCAGCCTATTCGTTTGCCGAAGGCATCTGGCGGGAAATCAATCTCGAGGACGCGTGA
- a CDS encoding mechanosensitive ion channel family protein has product MPLVRMFGPIALLLSLLFPFAVTAQSNAEGPAIAAGVETIPDEAIATRIEGIFDEIDGLETVSVSVRSGVVTLTGLVAENRLMTQAEKIAARVSGVVAVTNRLSEETSVGERLTPVYERLHDRTLQAVSYLPLIAVALIFWALVALFGAFLARRGWPFTRLAPNAFIADLLRQLVRIVFIVVGGVLALDVLGATALLGTLLGAAGIVGLAVGFAVRDTVENYIASILLSVRQPFRPQDYVKIETFEGFVISLTSRATILMDIDGNHNRIPNATVFKSAITNYTVNPQRRFTFEVGVGANSNLDRALAVGLDTVEAQPFVLEDPPADAWIDNLGNSNVVLVFVGWVDQRRTNLLKARSEAMRLVKRALEANGFSLPEPIYRLRFDSDIPSGVREALPAPEAPAPETTPPETSLAKDTAVDEEFQRRVARERDATGAGDLLDERAPTEFGGRQ; this is encoded by the coding sequence ATGCCGCTCGTCAGGATGTTTGGACCGATCGCCCTGCTCCTGTCACTGCTTTTCCCGTTCGCCGTCACAGCGCAATCCAACGCCGAAGGGCCGGCAATCGCCGCTGGCGTCGAGACCATCCCGGACGAGGCCATCGCAACAAGGATCGAGGGGATATTCGACGAGATCGACGGGCTTGAAACGGTTTCCGTATCGGTCCGCTCAGGCGTGGTGACCCTCACCGGCCTTGTCGCTGAAAACCGCCTGATGACCCAGGCCGAGAAGATCGCCGCGCGCGTCAGCGGTGTCGTCGCCGTCACCAATCGCCTGAGCGAGGAGACCTCCGTCGGCGAGCGTCTGACGCCGGTCTATGAGCGGCTTCATGATCGCACGTTGCAGGCGGTGAGCTACCTTCCGCTGATTGCCGTCGCGCTGATCTTCTGGGCTCTTGTCGCGCTCTTCGGCGCGTTCCTGGCGCGGCGCGGATGGCCGTTTACACGCCTCGCGCCCAATGCCTTCATTGCCGATCTGCTCCGCCAGCTGGTGCGGATTGTCTTCATCGTCGTCGGCGGCGTGCTGGCGCTGGATGTCCTCGGCGCCACCGCCCTGCTCGGCACGCTGCTCGGCGCGGCCGGCATTGTCGGCCTGGCCGTGGGCTTCGCCGTGCGCGATACGGTGGAGAATTACATCGCCAGTATCCTCCTCAGCGTCCGCCAGCCGTTCCGGCCACAGGACTATGTGAAGATCGAGACTTTCGAGGGCTTCGTCATCAGCCTCACATCCCGCGCGACGATCCTGATGGACATCGACGGCAACCACAACCGCATCCCCAATGCGACCGTGTTCAAGAGCGCGATCACCAACTACACCGTCAATCCGCAGCGGCGCTTCACCTTCGAAGTCGGAGTCGGCGCCAACAGCAATCTCGACAGGGCTCTGGCCGTGGGGCTCGATACGGTCGAGGCGCAGCCGTTCGTGCTTGAAGACCCGCCTGCCGACGCCTGGATCGACAATCTCGGCAACTCCAATGTCGTGCTGGTGTTTGTCGGCTGGGTCGACCAGCGCCGGACCAATCTGCTGAAGGCGCGTTCCGAGGCAATGCGGCTGGTCAAGCGGGCACTCGAGGCGAACGGCTTTTCGCTGCCCGAACCGATCTACCGGCTGCGCTTCGACAGCGACATACCCTCAGGCGTCAGGGAAGCCCTGCCGGCGCCGGAAGCTCCTGCCCCGGAAACAACCCCGCCGGAAACGTCGCTTGCCAAGGATACTGCCGTCGATGAGGAGTTCCAGAGGCGGGTCGCCCGCGAGCGGGATGCCACGGGCGCTGGCGACCTTCTCGATGAACGCGCGCCCACCGAGTTCGGCGGACGCCAATAG
- a CDS encoding ABC transporter ATP-binding protein: MASVELNSVRKSYGALEVIHGVSMDIKDGEFVALVGPSGCGKSTLLRMIAGLEEITGGDISIGGEVVNELTPRERNIAMVFQSYALYPHMTVAENMGFNLRLAKRPKSEIEARVGEAARMLDLTALLDRKPSQLSGGQRQRVAMGRAVVRNPAVFLFDEPLSNLDAKLRVQMRSEIKTLHQRVETTSIYVTHDQIEAMTLADRVVVLNKGHIEQQGTPIELYKKPANLFVAAFIGSPAMNLLPGTVDTLDNAPAVRFSDGTLLAISRNHAGMQRGQAVTVGLRPEHLNPDIGSGSVINGTALLVEPTGAQSHVVFELGGQQVTAIVDGERDIHHGQPFEAKIDPERVHLFDQESGAAL, translated from the coding sequence ATGGCATCCGTCGAACTCAATTCTGTCAGGAAGTCCTATGGCGCGCTGGAAGTCATCCATGGCGTTTCGATGGACATCAAGGATGGCGAATTCGTCGCCCTTGTCGGCCCCTCCGGCTGCGGCAAATCCACACTCCTGCGCATGATCGCGGGCCTTGAGGAGATCACCGGCGGCGACATCTCCATCGGCGGCGAGGTCGTCAACGAACTGACGCCGCGCGAGCGCAACATCGCCATGGTGTTTCAGTCCTACGCGCTCTATCCGCACATGACCGTGGCGGAGAACATGGGCTTCAACCTCCGCCTCGCCAAACGTCCGAAATCGGAGATCGAGGCGCGCGTCGGTGAGGCCGCCCGGATGCTCGATCTGACGGCGCTCCTCGACCGCAAGCCGTCGCAGCTTTCCGGCGGCCAGCGCCAGCGCGTCGCCATGGGCCGCGCGGTCGTGCGCAACCCGGCCGTCTTCCTGTTCGATGAACCGCTTTCGAACCTCGACGCGAAGCTGCGCGTCCAGATGCGCTCTGAGATCAAGACGCTGCACCAGCGTGTCGAGACGACCTCCATCTACGTCACCCACGACCAGATCGAGGCGATGACGCTTGCAGACCGGGTCGTCGTCCTCAACAAGGGGCACATCGAACAACAAGGCACGCCGATCGAGCTCTACAAGAAACCTGCCAACCTGTTCGTCGCCGCCTTCATCGGCTCGCCGGCGATGAACCTGCTGCCGGGCACCGTCGACACGCTCGACAATGCGCCGGCCGTCCGCTTCTCCGACGGCACGCTGCTCGCGATCTCGCGGAACCACGCCGGAATGCAACGTGGACAGGCGGTCACCGTCGGCCTCAGGCCGGAGCACCTCAATCCCGATATCGGCAGCGGCTCCGTCATCAACGGAACGGCGCTTCTGGTGGAGCCGACCGGCGCTCAGAGCCACGTCGTCTTCGAACTCGGCGGCCAGCAGGTGACCGCCATCGTCGACGGCGAGCGCGATATCCACCACGGCCAGCCCTTCGAGGCCAAGATCGATCCCGAACGCGTTCACCTCTTCGACCAAGAAAGTGGCGCCGCCCTTTGA
- a CDS encoding carbohydrate ABC transporter permease, translated as MTELTESAPIDAATSGGEGRKLNVGTQTYLYVSLLIVAGIVIVPLITTALGGFKTLPDLRGSPFGLPEQWQWSNYTDILMSKRYWLQMGNSLLIAVFTVFLTIVFAACAAFCFAHIRFFGSEYLLNYFLIGLMFPAATAILPLYIRIRDLGLLDTYWGVILPQVAFGLGMSILLFRNYFRNLPEELFDAAFVDGCGYIGFFWHVTMPLSRPIIATVGIIAFVQSWNSYIIPLIMLNTENRYPWPLGIMVYKGEFATEWQLVLAFITLTILPTIIAFFVAQKHIIAGLTAGAVKS; from the coding sequence ATGACTGAGCTCACAGAAAGCGCACCGATCGATGCCGCGACATCCGGCGGCGAGGGCCGAAAGCTCAATGTCGGAACCCAGACCTATCTCTATGTATCGCTGCTGATCGTCGCCGGCATCGTCATCGTGCCGCTGATCACCACAGCGCTTGGTGGCTTCAAGACACTGCCGGATCTGCGTGGCAGTCCTTTCGGCCTTCCGGAGCAGTGGCAATGGAGCAATTACACCGACATCCTGATGTCGAAGCGCTACTGGCTGCAGATGGGCAATTCATTGCTGATCGCGGTGTTCACCGTGTTCCTCACCATCGTCTTTGCCGCCTGCGCCGCCTTCTGCTTCGCCCATATCCGCTTCTTCGGATCGGAATATCTGCTCAACTATTTCCTGATCGGGCTGATGTTTCCGGCGGCGACCGCCATCCTGCCGCTCTATATCCGCATCCGCGATCTCGGCCTGCTTGATACCTATTGGGGCGTGATCCTGCCGCAGGTCGCCTTCGGGCTTGGCATGAGCATCCTTCTGTTCCGCAACTATTTCCGCAATCTTCCGGAAGAGCTGTTCGACGCCGCCTTCGTCGACGGCTGCGGCTATATCGGCTTCTTCTGGCATGTGACCATGCCGCTGTCGCGGCCGATCATCGCCACGGTCGGCATCATCGCCTTCGTGCAGAGCTGGAACAGCTACATTATTCCGCTGATCATGCTGAACACCGAGAACCGCTATCCCTGGCCGCTCGGCATCATGGTCTACAAGGGCGAATTCGCCACCGAATGGCAGCTTGTTCTGGCCTTCATCACCCTCACCATCCTGCCGACGATCATCGCCTTCTTCGTCGCCCAGAAACACATCATCGCCGGACTCACCGCCGGCGCCGTCAAGTCGTGA
- a CDS encoding carbohydrate ABC transporter permease, with product MTTTDTILPPPVGPAPPAPRRRRSLAHTKWPVLIIFLPPALLVFTVLVILPMGEAAWYSFFSWNGYGTPTKWVDFRNYQLIFRNSAFTKALVNNGLIIVVSIVIQLPLALWLATMVTKRIKGALFFRLIFFLPYVLADVAAGMIWRFVYDGDFGLVAGIFHFFGAEPPFLLADANTAMPAILGVIVWKYFGFHMMLFIAGLQAIDKSILEAADIDGATGWQKFRLVTLPMLGSTVRLSVFFAVIGSLQLFDLIMPLTGGGPANSTQTMVTFLYTFGVTRMQVGFGSAVGVILFIICVTLAFSYKRIFMKND from the coding sequence ATGACCACGACAGATACCATTCTTCCGCCGCCTGTCGGCCCGGCGCCTCCGGCCCCGAGACGGCGGCGCTCGCTCGCTCACACCAAGTGGCCGGTGCTGATCATCTTCCTGCCACCGGCGCTGCTCGTCTTCACCGTGTTGGTGATCCTGCCGATGGGCGAGGCCGCCTGGTATTCCTTCTTCAGCTGGAACGGCTACGGAACGCCCACGAAATGGGTCGATTTCCGCAATTACCAGCTCATTTTCCGCAATTCGGCCTTCACCAAGGCGCTCGTCAACAACGGCCTGATCATCGTCGTGTCGATCGTCATCCAGCTGCCGCTGGCGCTATGGCTGGCGACGATGGTGACGAAGCGGATCAAGGGCGCGCTCTTCTTCCGCCTGATTTTTTTCCTGCCCTATGTGCTTGCCGATGTCGCAGCCGGCATGATCTGGCGCTTCGTCTATGACGGCGATTTCGGGCTTGTGGCCGGCATTTTCCATTTCTTCGGCGCCGAGCCCCCTTTCCTGCTCGCCGACGCCAACACCGCCATGCCCGCCATCCTCGGCGTCATCGTCTGGAAGTATTTCGGGTTCCACATGATGCTGTTCATCGCCGGCCTTCAGGCGATCGACAAGAGCATCCTCGAGGCTGCCGATATCGACGGGGCCACCGGCTGGCAGAAGTTCCGGCTGGTGACGCTGCCCATGCTTGGCTCGACGGTGCGTCTCTCGGTGTTCTTCGCCGTCATCGGCTCGCTGCAGCTCTTCGACCTGATCATGCCCTTGACCGGCGGCGGGCCGGCGAACTCGACCCAGACAATGGTGACCTTCCTCTACACCTTCGGCGTCACCCGCATGCAGGTCGGTTTCGGCAGCGCCGTCGGCGTCATCCTATTCATCATCTGCGTCACGCTGGCATTCAGCTACAAACGGATATTCATGAAAAATGACTGA
- a CDS encoding extracellular solute-binding protein, with protein sequence MSVIRKWLRNSAAVAVSVAALTATTVTASADTTIKWLHLENQEPVIALWNQIVDEYEQANPGVTVDMQFLENQAFKAKLPTLLQSSEVPSMFYTWGGGVLKAQEETGVLRDITPALDANGGQWRNQLNASSIDGMTIDGKVWAAPAQTGVVSFFYNKELFDQAGVDGTQIKTWDDFIAAVKKLKDAGITPIAGGGGDKWPLHFYWSYLAMREAGKDGFAAAKAGEGDGFAGEPFVKAGELAAELGALEPFQNGYLGATWNDALATYGDGRAAMILSFESTGRTQASNATDGKGLDPSNIGIFPFPTVEGAPGVVTDNLGGLTGWAVTADAPAETEGFLEYFTSPDVAKRWSAVAKTIPVTKGVAETITDPLLKISADALSRETWHQNYLDQDLGPNVGAVVNDMSVAIMSGQISPEDAAQQIQDTFELENM encoded by the coding sequence ATGTCAGTGATACGCAAATGGCTGCGCAACAGCGCCGCCGTTGCGGTGAGTGTTGCCGCGCTTACGGCAACCACCGTCACGGCTTCCGCCGATACTACCATCAAATGGCTGCATCTGGAAAACCAGGAGCCGGTGATCGCGCTCTGGAACCAGATCGTCGACGAGTACGAGCAGGCCAATCCCGGCGTCACTGTCGACATGCAATTCCTCGAAAACCAGGCGTTCAAGGCCAAGCTTCCGACCCTGCTGCAGTCGTCGGAAGTGCCGAGCATGTTCTACACCTGGGGTGGCGGCGTGCTGAAGGCGCAGGAAGAAACCGGCGTGCTGCGCGACATCACGCCGGCGCTCGACGCCAATGGCGGCCAGTGGCGCAACCAGCTCAATGCCTCGTCCATCGATGGCATGACCATCGACGGCAAGGTCTGGGCCGCACCGGCACAGACCGGCGTCGTCTCGTTCTTCTACAACAAGGAACTCTTCGACCAGGCTGGCGTCGATGGCACCCAGATCAAGACCTGGGACGACTTCATCGCCGCGGTGAAGAAACTCAAGGACGCCGGCATCACGCCGATCGCCGGCGGCGGCGGCGACAAGTGGCCGCTGCATTTCTACTGGAGCTATCTCGCCATGCGCGAGGCCGGCAAGGATGGCTTTGCCGCCGCAAAGGCGGGCGAAGGCGACGGCTTTGCCGGCGAACCCTTCGTCAAGGCAGGCGAGCTTGCCGCCGAACTCGGCGCGCTCGAGCCCTTCCAGAACGGCTATCTCGGCGCCACCTGGAACGACGCGCTCGCCACCTATGGCGATGGCCGCGCGGCGATGATCCTGTCCTTCGAAAGCACCGGCCGCACTCAGGCCAGCAATGCGACAGACGGCAAGGGCCTCGATCCGAGCAATATCGGCATCTTCCCCTTCCCGACCGTCGAAGGCGCGCCCGGCGTCGTCACCGACAATCTCGGCGGTCTGACCGGCTGGGCCGTCACAGCGGATGCCCCGGCCGAGACGGAAGGCTTCCTCGAATACTTCACCAGCCCGGATGTCGCCAAGCGCTGGAGCGCCGTCGCCAAGACCATTCCGGTCACCAAGGGCGTCGCCGAGACGATCACCGACCCGCTGTTGAAGATCAGTGCCGACGCGCTGTCCAGGGAAACCTGGCACCAGAACTACCTGGACCAGGACCTCGGCCCCAATGTCGGCGCCGTCGTCAACGACATGAGCGTTGCGATCATGTCCGGGCAGATCTCGCCCGAGGACGCCGCCCAGCAGATCCAGGACACGTTCGAACTGGAAAACATGTAA
- a CDS encoding ROK family transcriptional regulator — MKTADPELMRAINRLSVLDTIRRHGPIARIEISQRTELSTSTVSAITGSLIDDGLILSRHEGDLRNATVRGRPRVMLELNPNATRVVGAKIAATRMTFTVTDFCGDVLSEFSLPVRIERMPIDVIADLVEDGVRSCVMEAGLTLAEIEVVCLSLPGVVEHRTGVVRSSPIFSDENVDFAAVMSPRFGIRTIVESDVHAVTLAHHWFGKARHLEDMVLVSLERTLGLGVLHDNSLFRGAGGLSHNLGDLVLGTSADSVQRLAGLAGESAILGDGPQEGLYAEAIRLGRGMSQVRTLIAAEDDRIIAAAARAGEAVGVTIANIVTLFAPPLVIVVGSSLALGQPFVERLREAYAAAMPPSLADVSELVFDDATEFFWARGAAAVALYELYESPWGTTGPAL; from the coding sequence ATGAAGACCGCCGATCCGGAACTCATGCGGGCCATCAATCGGCTGAGCGTGCTGGATACCATCCGCCGTCACGGGCCGATTGCCCGCATCGAGATCAGCCAGAGAACCGAGCTTTCCACCAGCACTGTTTCCGCCATCACCGGTTCGCTGATCGATGACGGGCTGATCCTGTCGCGCCACGAGGGCGACCTCAGGAATGCCACGGTGCGCGGCCGCCCGCGGGTGATGCTGGAGCTCAACCCGAACGCCACGCGCGTGGTCGGCGCCAAGATCGCGGCGACGCGGATGACCTTCACCGTCACCGATTTCTGCGGCGATGTGCTTTCGGAATTCTCGCTGCCGGTGCGCATCGAGCGCATGCCGATCGACGTCATTGCCGATCTTGTCGAGGATGGGGTGCGCTCCTGTGTCATGGAGGCCGGCCTCACGCTGGCCGAAATCGAAGTGGTGTGCCTCAGTCTCCCGGGCGTCGTCGAACATCGCACCGGCGTCGTGCGCTCAAGCCCGATCTTTTCTGACGAGAATGTCGATTTCGCCGCGGTGATGTCGCCGCGCTTCGGCATCCGCACCATCGTCGAAAGCGACGTGCATGCCGTCACGCTCGCCCATCACTGGTTCGGCAAGGCGCGGCATCTGGAGGACATGGTGCTGGTCTCGCTCGAGCGAACGCTGGGTCTCGGCGTTTTGCACGATAACAGCCTGTTTCGTGGTGCCGGTGGCCTCAGCCACAATCTCGGCGACCTTGTGCTCGGCACCAGCGCCGACAGTGTGCAACGGCTCGCGGGTCTTGCCGGCGAAAGCGCCATTCTCGGCGACGGACCGCAGGAAGGGCTTTATGCCGAGGCGATCCGTCTCGGGCGCGGCATGTCGCAGGTGCGCACGCTGATCGCGGCGGAGGACGACCGCATCATCGCGGCGGCCGCGCGCGCCGGAGAGGCGGTCGGCGTCACCATCGCCAATATCGTCACCCTGTTCGCGCCGCCGCTGGTCATCGTCGTCGGCTCCAGCCTGGCGCTCGGCCAGCCATTCGTCGAGCGGCTGCGGGAAGCCTATGCGGCGGCCATGCCGCCTTCGCTTGCCGATGTCAGCGAACTCGTCTTCGACGATGCAACGGAATTCTTCTGGGCGCGGGGCGCTGCGGCCGTGGCGCTCTACGAGCTCTACGAGTCGCCCTGGGGCACGACGGGGCCCGCCTTGTGA
- a CDS encoding Gfo/Idh/MocA family protein has protein sequence MEKVGIGIIGCGNISGAYLKAMAGFDILDIRGVADMNQAVADAKAAEFNVPSTTIDALMDDPKVEIILNLTIPRAHVEVGLRALAAGKHTYSEKPLGINFAEGKKLADAAEKAGLRIGAAPDTFLGGGHQTARQVVDSGELGLAVGGTANFMRPGHESWHPNPDFYYDIGGGPMLDMGPYYITDLVNLFGPVSKVAGFATMLRKERMITSEPRRGDMISVKVPTHIAGVLSFENGAVVQVTMSFDVAGHKHLPIEIYGTEGTMLVPDPNFFAGPVEVLKKGGEFADHPVTEPYADGNYRSLGLADMAYGIRNNRPHRASGSLALHVLEVMEAFGVAAETGRTVDITTATERPEPLSASLFNGRLGR, from the coding sequence ATGGAAAAAGTCGGTATCGGCATCATCGGATGCGGTAACATCTCGGGCGCCTACCTGAAGGCGATGGCCGGGTTCGACATTCTCGACATTCGCGGGGTGGCGGACATGAACCAGGCCGTGGCCGACGCCAAGGCCGCCGAGTTCAACGTGCCGTCGACGACGATCGACGCGCTGATGGACGATCCGAAGGTCGAGATCATCCTCAACCTCACCATTCCGCGGGCTCATGTGGAGGTCGGTCTCCGGGCGCTCGCCGCCGGCAAGCACACCTATTCGGAAAAGCCGCTCGGCATCAATTTCGCCGAAGGCAAGAAGCTTGCTGATGCGGCCGAAAAGGCCGGGCTGCGTATCGGCGCCGCACCCGACACCTTCCTCGGCGGGGGCCATCAGACCGCCCGACAGGTGGTCGACAGCGGCGAACTCGGTCTGGCCGTCGGCGGCACGGCGAATTTCATGCGGCCGGGGCACGAATCCTGGCACCCGAACCCGGACTTTTACTACGATATCGGCGGCGGCCCGATGCTCGACATGGGGCCTTACTACATCACGGACCTCGTCAATCTGTTCGGCCCTGTGAGCAAGGTCGCCGGCTTCGCCACCATGCTGCGCAAGGAGCGGATGATTACCAGCGAGCCGCGCCGCGGCGACATGATTTCGGTGAAGGTGCCGACCCATATCGCCGGTGTGCTGTCATTTGAAAACGGCGCTGTGGTTCAGGTGACGATGAGCTTCGATGTCGCCGGCCACAAGCATCTGCCGATCGAGATTTACGGCACGGAAGGCACGATGCTGGTGCCGGATCCCAACTTTTTCGCCGGTCCCGTGGAGGTCCTGAAGAAGGGCGGCGAATTTGCCGATCATCCGGTGACCGAACCCTACGCAGACGGCAACTACCGCTCGCTGGGCCTTGCTGACATGGCCTACGGCATTCGCAACAACCGCCCGCACCGGGCAAGCGGCAGTCTGGCGCTGCATGTGCTGGAGGTGATGGAAGCCTTTGGCGTCGCTGCTGAAACCGGTCGAACGGTCGACATCACCACCGCTACGGAGCGGCCCGAGCCGCTTTCGGCCTCGCTGTTCAACGGCCGGCTCGGTCGCTGA
- a CDS encoding ThuA domain-containing protein — protein MREALIVWGGWSGHEPEECAHIIRDMLQEDGFKVYLEHSTEAFADPQIHDLSLIVPIMTMSKIEKEEVKNLSSAIESGVGLAGYHGGTGDAFRDSVDYQFIVGGQWVAHPGNIIDYRVNVTKPDDPIMEGISDFPYTSEQYYMHVDPSNEVLATTTFAGDHAYWIDGVVMPVAWKRKHGKGRVFYSSLGHVAKEFEVPEMATIFRRGANWAAR, from the coding sequence ATGCGTGAAGCACTTATCGTCTGGGGTGGCTGGAGCGGCCACGAGCCCGAAGAATGCGCCCACATCATCCGTGACATGCTGCAGGAGGACGGTTTCAAGGTCTATCTCGAACATTCGACCGAGGCCTTTGCCGATCCGCAGATCCATGACCTGAGCCTGATCGTGCCGATCATGACGATGTCGAAGATCGAAAAGGAGGAGGTGAAGAACCTTTCCTCGGCGATCGAAAGCGGTGTCGGCCTTGCAGGCTATCACGGCGGCACGGGCGATGCCTTCCGCGACTCTGTCGATTATCAGTTCATCGTCGGCGGCCAGTGGGTGGCCCATCCCGGCAATATCATCGATTACCGCGTCAACGTGACGAAGCCGGACGACCCGATCATGGAGGGGATATCCGATTTTCCGTACACCTCCGAGCAATACTACATGCACGTCGACCCCTCCAACGAGGTGCTGGCGACCACCACCTTTGCCGGCGACCATGCCTACTGGATCGACGGCGTGGTCATGCCGGTCGCCTGGAAGCGCAAGCACGGCAAGGGCCGCGTGTTCTATTCCTCGCTTGGCCATGTCGCCAAGGAATTCGAGGTGCCGGAAATGGCCACCATCTTCCGTCGCGGCGCCAACTGGGCGGCGCGGTAA
- a CDS encoding aldo/keto reductase, which translates to MEYRKLGNSGTVVTNYCLGTMTFGDESDEATSFRLMDNYIEAGGNFIDTANVYSTGISEEIIGRWLKDKPGMATELVIATKGRFPMGDGPNRIGLSRKNLSEALEASLKRLGVEQIDLYQMHAWDALTPIEETLRFLDDAISAGKIAYYGFSNFVGWHVTKAVWLAKMSGFAAPVTLQPQYNLLSRGIEHEIVPACQDAGMGLLPWSPLAGGWLSGKYKRDQRPTGATRLGENPERGMEAYDKHNSKSATWDILGAVEDIASAHGVSMAQVALAWLAAQPAVTSVILGARTEAQLADNMAAAKLRLSDEELKRLTEVSTQPIPDYPYGIGGVGQRHRKIEGGR; encoded by the coding sequence ATGGAATATCGCAAACTCGGCAATAGCGGCACGGTGGTCACCAATTACTGCCTCGGCACCATGACCTTCGGCGATGAATCCGACGAGGCGACGTCGTTCCGGCTGATGGACAATTATATCGAGGCCGGCGGCAATTTCATCGACACCGCCAATGTCTATTCGACCGGCATTTCCGAAGAGATCATCGGCCGCTGGCTGAAGGACAAGCCCGGCATGGCGACCGAACTGGTGATTGCCACCAAGGGCCGCTTCCCGATGGGCGATGGCCCGAACCGCATCGGCCTGTCGCGCAAGAACCTGTCGGAAGCACTTGAAGCCTCGCTGAAACGCCTCGGCGTCGAGCAGATCGACCTCTACCAGATGCATGCCTGGGACGCACTGACGCCGATCGAGGAGACGCTGCGCTTCCTCGATGACGCGATCTCTGCGGGCAAGATTGCCTATTACGGCTTCTCGAACTTCGTCGGCTGGCATGTGACCAAGGCCGTGTGGCTGGCGAAGATGAGTGGCTTTGCCGCGCCGGTGACATTGCAGCCGCAATATAACCTGCTTTCGCGTGGCATCGAGCACGAGATCGTGCCTGCCTGCCAGGATGCAGGCATGGGGCTGTTGCCTTGGTCGCCGCTCGCCGGCGGCTGGCTTTCGGGCAAATACAAGCGCGACCAGAGGCCGACGGGCGCGACCCGTCTCGGCGAGAACCCAGAGCGCGGCATGGAAGCCTATGACAAGCACAATTCCAAATCCGCGACCTGGGATATTCTCGGCGCGGTCGAGGATATCGCCAGTGCACACGGCGTCAGCATGGCGCAGGTGGCGCTGGCCTGGCTTGCGGCCCAGCCGGCTGTGACCTCCGTCATTCTCGGCGCCCGAACCGAGGCACAACTTGCCGACAACATGGCGGCGGCAAAGCTGAGGCTTTCGGACGAAGAGCTGAAGCGCCTCACCGAGGTCAGCACCCAGCCGATACCGGACTATCCCTATGGCATCGGTGGCGTCGGTCAGCGGCATCGCAAGATCGAAGGTGGTCGCTAA